From a region of the Chitinophaga caseinilytica genome:
- a CDS encoding carboxypeptidase-like regulatory domain-containing protein, with protein sequence MHRILYITLCLVLAGISANAQEKVKGRVIDALTRQALPNVTVQAGGTGCQTDASGRFTLHCPPGADSMKASCIGYAACCVKVSGETSTFSSWSPSPASSAKSSCLPAGSASTAPMRPSPSARSTPKPSAKQKPLRWNRY encoded by the coding sequence ATGCACCGCATTTTATACATAACGCTTTGCCTCGTGCTGGCCGGGATTTCGGCCAACGCGCAGGAAAAGGTAAAGGGTAGGGTGATAGACGCCCTTACCCGGCAAGCCCTTCCCAACGTAACCGTCCAGGCCGGCGGAACGGGCTGCCAGACAGACGCTTCGGGCCGATTTACCCTGCATTGCCCGCCCGGGGCCGATTCCATGAAAGCTTCCTGCATCGGTTATGCCGCCTGCTGTGTGAAGGTTTCGGGGGAGACGAGCACGTTTTCGTCATGGAGCCCCTCGCCGGCAAGCTCGGCGAAATCATCGTGTCTGCCGGCCGGCAGCGCCAGTACCGCTCCGATGCGCCCATCGCCATCAGCACGCTCAACGCCCAAACCCTCCGCGAAACAAAAGCCACTTCGCTGGAACAGGTACTGA
- a CDS encoding TonB-dependent receptor, giving the protein MSAGRQRQYRSDAPIAISTLNAQTLRETKATSLEQVLNKVSGVYMADLGNEQHTMAIRQPIGYKSLFLYMEDGLPIRTVGDFNHNALIEINMAALQRIEVIRGPASSLYGSEAVGGAVNFLTAQPTPVTTGKIQAEMSDGGYKRTDFNLSGTKGKLGVWVGGYYADQRNGRIEHSDFHKLALTLKTQYKFDERTTWTNAATFVDYKTDQTGGVDSANFFSRNYKSMHTFSYRLVKAFRFRSTLEKQWNDADQTSFSVFYRHNEIGQNPFYAIKTTNNPLKARGEINSDAFQSGGLLVQHRKRFGWKGASLTGGFSADYSPATYYAQFIDVDRDGRGYFTGYTKTDSVLTDYKVDLVNTALYVQGEMNPFANMKLIAALRYDRMDCRFDNHLPPSAFTGSPDERNHYEAWTPKLGLTYDFGHNRGLYANYSVGFAPPNISELYRGVKVPTLRPASYRNFEIGGWMGFAKGKGHAEMSLYRMDGENEIISVRLADNSTENRNAGKTKHAGIEWSARYALLPSLEIRTSGTFARHDFVTFEDKGKKYDGNRMNTAPEWITNSEATWKPVRHLRLGMEWQHVGSYFMDPANTARYGGYDLFNARAGYQFGPVECWVNCRNLFDATYATTAEKSAFGDSYRPGPVRTFNFGVAYTFTAKQKS; this is encoded by the coding sequence GTGTCTGCCGGCCGGCAGCGCCAGTACCGCTCCGATGCGCCCATCGCCATCAGCACGCTCAACGCCCAAACCCTCCGCGAAACAAAAGCCACTTCGCTGGAACAGGTACTGAACAAAGTGAGCGGCGTGTATATGGCAGACCTGGGGAACGAACAGCACACCATGGCCATCCGCCAGCCGATCGGGTATAAAAGCCTGTTTTTATATATGGAAGACGGATTGCCCATCCGCACCGTCGGCGATTTCAACCACAACGCCCTCATCGAGATCAACATGGCGGCGCTGCAAAGGATCGAAGTGATCAGGGGGCCGGCTTCGTCGCTGTACGGCAGCGAAGCCGTGGGCGGGGCCGTCAATTTTCTGACCGCGCAACCCACGCCCGTTACTACCGGGAAAATCCAGGCGGAAATGAGCGACGGCGGATACAAACGCACCGATTTTAATCTGTCGGGCACAAAAGGCAAGCTGGGCGTGTGGGTTGGCGGATATTACGCCGACCAGCGCAACGGCCGCATCGAGCACAGTGATTTCCACAAGCTGGCGCTCACCCTCAAAACGCAGTACAAATTCGATGAGCGCACCACCTGGACGAACGCCGCTACCTTCGTGGATTATAAGACCGACCAGACCGGCGGTGTAGACAGCGCCAACTTCTTCTCCCGCAACTACAAAAGTATGCACACGTTCTCGTACCGGCTGGTGAAGGCTTTCCGGTTCAGGAGCACGCTGGAGAAACAGTGGAACGATGCCGACCAGACGAGTTTCTCCGTTTTCTATCGCCACAACGAGATCGGCCAGAATCCTTTTTACGCCATCAAAACTACCAACAATCCCCTCAAAGCCAGGGGCGAAATCAACAGCGACGCGTTCCAGAGCGGGGGCCTGCTCGTGCAGCACAGGAAACGTTTTGGATGGAAGGGCGCTTCTTTGACCGGGGGCTTCAGCGCCGATTACAGCCCGGCTACGTATTACGCTCAGTTCATCGACGTGGACCGCGACGGCAGGGGTTACTTCACCGGCTATACGAAAACGGATTCCGTGCTCACTGATTACAAGGTAGACCTCGTGAATACGGCGCTGTATGTGCAGGGCGAAATGAACCCGTTCGCCAATATGAAACTGATCGCGGCGCTGCGGTACGACCGGATGGATTGCCGCTTCGATAACCACCTGCCGCCGTCTGCCTTTACCGGTTCCCCCGACGAGCGGAACCACTACGAAGCCTGGACGCCTAAGTTGGGCCTTACGTACGACTTTGGCCATAACCGCGGCCTGTACGCCAATTACAGCGTGGGTTTTGCACCGCCGAACATTTCGGAACTGTATCGTGGTGTGAAGGTGCCTACGCTCCGGCCCGCCAGTTACCGCAACTTCGAGATCGGCGGCTGGATGGGTTTTGCGAAAGGAAAGGGACATGCGGAAATGAGCCTGTACCGGATGGATGGCGAAAACGAGATCATCAGTGTTCGTCTGGCCGACAATTCCACCGAAAACCGCAACGCCGGTAAAACGAAGCACGCAGGTATAGAATGGAGTGCGCGCTATGCGTTGCTGCCTTCGCTGGAAATCCGTACCAGCGGCACTTTCGCGCGGCATGACTTTGTAACGTTCGAGGATAAGGGAAAAAAATACGACGGCAACCGGATGAACACCGCACCCGAATGGATCACCAATTCCGAAGCCACCTGGAAGCCCGTCCGGCACCTTCGCCTGGGCATGGAGTGGCAGCATGTGGGCAGCTATTTCATGGACCCCGCCAACACGGCGCGCTACGGCGGTTACGATCTCTTCAACGCCCGTGCCGGTTACCAGTTCGGGCCGGTGGAGTGCTGGGTGAACTGCCGTAACCTGTTCGATGCAACTTACGCCACCACCGCCGAAAAGAGCGCATTTGGCGACAGCTATCGCCCGGGGCCGGTGCGCACGTTCAACTTCGGCGTCGCTTATACATTTACCGCCAAACAAAAATCCTGA